The following are encoded in a window of Candidatus Woesearchaeota archaeon genomic DNA:
- a CDS encoding DNA-directed RNA polymerase subunit L, with protein MEIKILEETAKRMVFQLVGSDHTFCNTLKKALLEVSGVSIATYAIEHPQIGIPKFVVETTTGKPSDALKKAVDIVTKQNKAFVNAFTKAVK; from the coding sequence ATGGAAATTAAAATTCTTGAAGAAACAGCCAAACGAATGGTTTTTCAGCTTGTAGGAAGCGATCACACGTTCTGTAATACATTAAAAAAGGCTCTTTTAGAAGTGTCTGGTGTTAGCATTGCAACTTATGCAATCGAGCATCCCCAAATTGGTATCCCCAAATTTGTTGTTGAAACAACAACAGGAAAACCATCAGATGCACTCAAAAAAGCAGTTGATATTGTTACAAAACAAAACAAAGCGTTTGTGAACGCATTTACTAAAGCAGTAAAGTAA
- a CDS encoding mechanosensitive ion channel family protein, which produces MGWFIEFYHVIVGNKYWHALAIFIIALLFAELLVLFFKKVVDKIVKKTKSKADNRIVMRIETPIIALIILVGFQFALRKIITSVDIFENIVNTIIILIITYIFTKIINILLEFWRKSRLEDIQAHDQFHEEMLPLMKSLTAILLTLVAIMVVLQMWGVQVGALLASVGVIGVILGFAFQDTMKNIFGGIALISDGSIHKHDVIRLETGEAGEVVEMTLRSTKIKTFDNDYLLIPNGMLTNSRFINYAQPTHTIRVVLPISVAYGSDVTQVKEVLLSVLKGRTDILKYPKREARFMKMGEYALEFDFLFYISDYKNKFTMIDQITTESYNALQAAGIEIPFPTRTIYEAKHKDPKPILHTSTQSLDVAKEKKFIRKSRKKTVPKTTKKKN; this is translated from the coding sequence ATGGGGTGGTTTATAGAGTTCTATCACGTTATTGTTGGTAATAAATACTGGCATGCGTTAGCAATTTTTATTATTGCACTTCTTTTTGCTGAACTTCTTGTATTATTTTTTAAGAAAGTTGTTGATAAAATTGTTAAGAAAACAAAAAGTAAAGCTGACAATCGTATTGTAATGCGTATCGAAACACCCATTATTGCACTAATTATTTTAGTTGGTTTTCAATTTGCTTTGCGAAAAATAATAACTAGTGTTGATATTTTTGAAAATATTGTGAACACTATTATCATACTTATTATTACTTATATCTTCACAAAAATCATAAACATTCTTTTAGAGTTCTGGCGAAAATCTCGTCTTGAAGATATTCAAGCACATGATCAATTTCATGAAGAAATGTTGCCCTTAATGAAGAGTCTAACAGCTATTTTACTTACCCTTGTTGCTATCATGGTTGTTCTACAAATGTGGGGTGTGCAGGTTGGTGCGCTTCTTGCATCAGTTGGTGTTATAGGGGTAATTTTAGGTTTTGCCTTTCAAGATACGATGAAAAACATTTTTGGTGGTATTGCATTAATTTCAGATGGTTCAATACATAAGCATGATGTTATTCGTTTAGAAACAGGTGAAGCAGGAGAAGTTGTAGAAATGACGCTTCGCTCAACAAAAATTAAAACATTCGATAATGACTATTTACTTATTCCTAACGGGATGCTCACCAACTCTCGATTTATTAATTATGCGCAACCAACACACACTATTCGAGTTGTTCTTCCAATTTCTGTTGCTTATGGAAGCGATGTTACGCAAGTAAAAGAAGTGTTGCTGAGTGTGCTTAAAGGACGAACTGATATACTTAAATATCCTAAACGAGAAGCACGATTTATGAAAATGGGTGAATATGCTCTTGAATTTGATTTCTTGTTTTATATTTCTGATTACAAAAACAAATTTACGATGATTGATCAAATTACAACAGAAAGTTATAACGCGCTACAAGCAGCAGGAATTGAAATTCCTTTCCCAACCAGAACTATTTATGAAGCAAAACATAAAGATCCTAAGCCCATTTTACACACGTCAACACAATCACTGGATGTGGCAAAAGAAAAGAAATTTATACGCAAAAGTAGGAAAAAAACTGTTCCTAAAACTACTAAGAAAAAAAATTAA
- a CDS encoding 50S ribosomal protein L16 → MAKLIRAGAWRRLERPYTRKSKYRSKAFVRAVPANKVVKWEMGNLQAAFPVVVRLHSAVDIQLRHNALESARKSANRLLETKLGRMGYKLKFRVYPHHILRNNPLASGAGADRMSTGMKMSFGKAVGLAARVHKGQPILEVHCYKKDVPLAKTALARARHKFPAGGYVDVEDMPVQTV, encoded by the coding sequence ATGGCAAAACTAATCAGAGCAGGCGCTTGGCGGCGTTTAGAGCGTCCGTATACAAGAAAATCTAAGTATCGGTCTAAAGCATTCGTTCGTGCTGTTCCTGCTAATAAGGTCGTAAAATGGGAAATGGGCAATTTACAAGCAGCTTTTCCTGTGGTTGTTCGACTTCACTCAGCTGTTGATATTCAATTGCGTCATAACGCTTTAGAATCTGCTCGTAAGAGTGCCAACAGACTTCTTGAGACCAAATTAGGTCGTATGGGTTATAAGCTCAAATTTAGAGTTTATCCGCATCATATTCTGCGAAATAATCCTTTAGCATCTGGTGCGGGGGCTGATCGTATGAGTACTGGTATGAAGATGAGCTTTGGAAAAGCAGTAGGTCTTGCTGCTCGAGTTCATAAGGGGCAACCTATTTTAGAAGTACATTGTTATAAAAAAGATGTTCCTTTAGCAAAAACAGCTCTTGCTCGTGCTCGTCATAAGTTTCCTGCCGGCGGTTATGTGGATGTAGAAGACATGCCTGTACAGACTGTTTAA